In Halosegnis marinus, one genomic interval encodes:
- a CDS encoding beta strand repeat-containing protein — protein sequence MTDTSTKVRSLFLTALMVVSVFGGTIAFAGSAAAATNAQAVSLSNTTMVGGSFAVDENTTVNHDLVFNVDNVSTDGGTDTIRVTIPAGEYSSLQDVTVTNRSDNSNVAITGSAEVVNNGRTLTFDISEDGSTQGIDIQVAVDFTANWPEVSSDTSGPLNVEVQDSQFEDVDADIATLLIRDDATTSADSGITNGTTYWQGQVLTYENSSAISANDDVEIRRVSDDGLVTQVEANSNGQVTIRTGNLNGNYYVEGPSNNQLVFFEVAVQTLDISFDQDSVRLGGDETANLDVESNRATYNHTISATLDGSAVSASTLQTILGGGTVIDDTTVRVPGSNSQSLPANFSAAPAGNLTLSVQVEDSTASDDASLTINPAIEGQASFTNSVFSEEEGDVAEITFDLQGSDTATVVVGSDTVNYNAQVTVEDTDGDGTVTLQMNTYLAGVGNNENSTTTDVYTAVGDDTVTNEVRYTEAVPNRLAATDYDLSLLLGGADGSEEDVAVLALTDRQTTGAQTWTAPGNAGSVNVDKYDGNVTELLDDVTQRNQIAEGDLSVIQVQASGIYAYLGDNTSDLSSDITVNVTQEGTSINQAPKTIPVTNAQLIEDADNNQFFLVFDADQMADRNGNSVGIDAGETYNVTFTLDNEYTGSSTESVSTTFNVVERTASFDVGSDGNVTVEASAGQEITGTTTAAPGTPITVRARATGSSPFLKSNSTTVSADGTFTTTFDFTNVSEGTDFTLSTSTSGLSAEATGVVAPRPTATVSINDQTTDGTTVTVASASLSEGGFVTIHDGSLLDGATFDSVRGTSAYLDAGDSSSIEVSLDTPYEEDGTVIAMPHLDTDGDETYDFVTSEGADDGPYTTAEGDIVTDSASLTVDAGATPTPTATATPTATATATATPTATATATATATATATATATDTATETPGQPGFGFAVAIIALVGAALLALRRE from the coding sequence ATGACTGACACATCGACAAAGGTTCGCAGCCTGTTCCTGACGGCGCTGATGGTCGTCTCCGTCTTCGGAGGCACCATCGCGTTCGCCGGGAGCGCGGCTGCAGCTACGAACGCGCAGGCCGTCTCCCTGTCCAATACGACAATGGTGGGCGGTTCCTTCGCGGTAGATGAGAATACGACTGTAAACCACGACCTGGTGTTCAACGTTGATAACGTGAGCACCGACGGTGGCACGGACACAATCCGTGTTACCATCCCGGCTGGCGAGTACTCCAGCCTCCAAGACGTGACCGTTACCAACCGCTCTGACAACAGCAATGTCGCTATTACCGGCAGCGCGGAGGTTGTCAACAACGGCCGGACGCTCACGTTCGACATCAGCGAGGACGGCAGCACCCAGGGTATCGACATCCAGGTTGCTGTCGACTTCACGGCTAACTGGCCCGAGGTCTCCTCGGACACCAGCGGCCCGCTGAACGTTGAGGTTCAGGACAGCCAGTTCGAGGATGTCGACGCCGACATCGCGACGCTCCTGATCCGCGACGACGCGACCACCTCGGCTGACTCCGGCATCACGAACGGCACGACCTATTGGCAGGGCCAAGTTCTGACCTACGAGAACAGCTCCGCCATCTCTGCTAACGACGACGTCGAGATCCGCCGCGTCAGCGACGACGGCCTCGTCACGCAGGTCGAGGCGAACTCCAACGGTCAGGTCACGATTCGCACGGGCAACCTCAACGGTAACTACTACGTTGAGGGCCCGAGCAACAACCAGCTCGTCTTCTTCGAGGTCGCTGTCCAGACGCTGGACATCAGCTTCGACCAGGACAGTGTCCGCCTCGGTGGTGACGAGACGGCCAACCTGGACGTCGAGTCCAACCGTGCGACCTACAACCACACCATCTCCGCGACGCTGGACGGCTCCGCTGTGAGCGCGAGCACGCTCCAGACGATTCTCGGTGGCGGTACGGTTATCGACGACACGACGGTGCGTGTCCCCGGTTCCAACAGCCAGTCGCTGCCCGCTAACTTCAGCGCGGCACCGGCCGGCAACCTGACGCTGAGCGTCCAGGTCGAGGACTCCACTGCCTCCGACGACGCCAGCCTCACGATTAATCCGGCCATCGAGGGCCAGGCTAGCTTCACCAACAGCGTCTTCTCCGAGGAGGAGGGCGACGTTGCTGAGATAACATTCGACCTGCAGGGCTCCGACACGGCGACGGTTGTCGTCGGGTCCGACACGGTCAACTACAACGCGCAGGTTACGGTCGAGGATACGGACGGTGACGGCACCGTCACGCTCCAGATGAACACGTACCTCGCCGGCGTGGGCAACAACGAGAACAGCACCACGACCGATGTGTACACGGCTGTCGGTGACGACACCGTGACCAACGAGGTCCGCTACACCGAGGCCGTTCCGAATCGCCTCGCCGCGACCGATTACGACCTCAGCCTCCTGCTCGGCGGCGCTGACGGCTCCGAGGAGGACGTTGCGGTTCTCGCGCTGACCGACCGCCAGACGACCGGTGCCCAGACGTGGACGGCACCCGGTAACGCTGGCTCGGTCAACGTCGACAAGTACGACGGGAACGTCACCGAGCTTCTCGATGACGTCACCCAGCGCAACCAGATCGCCGAGGGCGACCTCTCGGTGATTCAGGTGCAGGCTTCGGGTATCTACGCGTACCTGGGCGACAACACGAGCGACCTCTCCAGCGACATCACGGTCAACGTGACGCAGGAGGGCACCTCGATCAACCAGGCTCCGAAGACCATCCCGGTCACGAACGCGCAGCTCATCGAGGACGCCGACAACAACCAGTTCTTCCTGGTGTTCGACGCGGACCAGATGGCTGACCGTAACGGCAACTCCGTCGGCATCGACGCCGGCGAGACGTACAACGTGACCTTCACGCTCGACAACGAGTACACCGGCTCCTCGACCGAGTCCGTCTCGACGACCTTCAACGTCGTCGAGCGCACGGCCTCGTTCGATGTCGGCTCCGACGGTAACGTCACCGTCGAAGCCTCGGCCGGTCAGGAGATCACGGGCACGACGACCGCCGCGCCCGGTACGCCCATCACGGTGCGTGCCCGCGCGACCGGCTCCAGCCCGTTCCTGAAGTCCAACTCGACGACCGTCTCCGCGGACGGGACCTTCACGACGACGTTCGACTTCACGAACGTCTCCGAGGGTACCGACTTCACGCTGAGCACGTCCACCTCCGGCCTCTCCGCTGAGGCTACCGGTGTCGTCGCTCCGCGCCCGACCGCGACGGTCAGCATCAACGACCAGACCACCGACGGCACGACCGTCACGGTCGCGTCCGCCAGCCTCTCCGAGGGTGGCTTCGTGACCATCCACGACGGCTCGCTGCTCGACGGTGCGACGTTCGACTCCGTCCGCGGCACGTCCGCCTACCTGGACGCCGGGGACAGCTCGAGCATCGAAGTCTCCCTCGACACTCCGTACGAGGAGGACGGCACGGTCATCGCCATGCCGCACCTCGACACGGACGGTGACGAGACGTACGACTTCGTCACCTCCGAGGGTGCCGACGACGGTCCGTACACGACCGCCGAAGGCGACATCGTCACGGACTCCGCGTCCCTGACGGTTGACGCCGGCGCGACGCCGACGCCGACCGCGACGGCCACGCCGACGGCCACGGCCACTGCGACGGCCACGCCGACGGCGACCGCCACCGCGACGGCTACGGCGACCGCCACCGCCACCGCGACGGCGACTGACACCGCGACCGAGACGCCGGGCCAGCCCGGCTTCGGCTTCGCTGTCGCCATCATCGCGCTCGTCGGTGCCGCGCTCCTGGCGCTGCGCCGCGAGTAA
- a CDS encoding TATA-box-binding protein encodes MTPPADSVEIQNVVASTGIEQELDLDALAMDLTGSSYDPENFPGVVYRLQEPKAAMLIFRSGKIVCTGANSIDAVHEALSIAFDRLRELNIPVPEDPEITVQNIVSTADLGATLNLNAIAIGFGLENVEYEPEQFPGLVYRLDEPDVVVLLFGSGKLVITGGKTVDDASEAATVVTDELESLGLLG; translated from the coding sequence GTGACACCGCCAGCCGACTCCGTCGAGATCCAGAACGTGGTCGCTTCGACCGGCATCGAACAGGAGCTCGACCTCGACGCGCTCGCCATGGACCTCACCGGGTCGAGCTACGACCCCGAGAACTTCCCGGGCGTCGTCTACCGGCTCCAGGAGCCGAAGGCCGCGATGCTCATCTTCCGGTCGGGGAAGATCGTCTGTACGGGCGCGAACAGCATCGACGCCGTCCACGAGGCGCTCTCGATCGCGTTCGACCGCCTGCGCGAGCTGAACATCCCCGTGCCGGAGGACCCCGAGATCACGGTCCAGAACATCGTCTCCACGGCCGACCTGGGCGCGACGTTGAACCTCAACGCCATCGCCATCGGGTTCGGCTTGGAGAACGTCGAGTACGAGCCCGAGCAGTTCCCGGGGCTCGTCTATCGACTCGACGAGCCGGACGTGGTCGTCCTGCTGTTCGGCTCCGGGAAGCTCGTCATCACCGGGGGGAAGACGGTTGACGACGCCTCCGAGGCCGCGACCGTGGTCACGGACGAACTCGAAAGCCTCGGCCTGCTCGGGTAA
- a CDS encoding VanZ family protein, translated as MRRLPVPALPRVVRYGSVLLVAAVIAYFSLTGRPPRVPDAGPWWDKRLHLVAYAGLGLALAYATLDERRLWLRVAVILGAVFVYGSGIELVQWTLPRRYFGVGDILANLAGGVVATAWLALERVVRYVPLPSGVTVEES; from the coding sequence ATGCGACGGCTTCCGGTTCCCGCGCTCCCCCGTGTCGTCCGGTACGGGAGCGTCCTGCTCGTCGCGGCCGTCATCGCGTACTTTTCACTCACCGGGCGGCCGCCGCGGGTTCCCGACGCCGGCCCGTGGTGGGACAAGCGACTCCACCTCGTCGCGTACGCGGGCCTGGGCCTGGCGCTCGCGTACGCGACGCTCGACGAACGCCGGCTGTGGCTCCGGGTCGCGGTGATACTCGGCGCGGTGTTCGTGTACGGAAGCGGTATCGAGCTCGTTCAGTGGACGCTGCCGCGGCGCTACTTCGGGGTTGGCGACATCCTCGCGAACCTCGCGGGCGGCGTCGTGGCGACGGCGTGGCTCGCGCTCGAACGCGTCGTCCGGTACGTCCCCCTGCCGTCGGGCGTGACCGTCGAGGAGAGCTGA
- a CDS encoding FlaD/FlaE family flagellar protein: protein MTDASGRPYLEDRVEFSRSETLVRWAKYLGTTFGTSGALCALRYYERLSWISTDVRHDVERQLRGLSLDEIHSKKYDEPGLLSGPLEPLSGTPFGAHAKSLEFIAELADDDLEADTLRTQLAKHRAGVNPSEHAGAEANESPVTAEGDD from the coding sequence ATGACAGACGCGTCCGGCCGCCCGTACCTCGAAGACCGGGTCGAGTTCTCCCGCTCGGAGACGCTCGTTCGGTGGGCGAAGTACCTCGGGACGACCTTCGGTACCTCCGGGGCGCTGTGTGCGCTCCGCTACTACGAGCGGCTCTCGTGGATATCCACCGACGTGCGCCACGACGTCGAGCGCCAGCTCCGGGGGCTCTCGCTCGACGAGATCCACTCGAAGAAGTACGACGAGCCCGGCCTGCTCTCGGGCCCGCTCGAACCGCTGTCCGGGACGCCGTTCGGCGCGCACGCGAAGTCGCTGGAGTTCATCGCCGAGCTCGCGGACGACGACCTCGAAGCAGACACGCTCCGCACACAGCTCGCGAAACACCGCGCCGGCGTGAACCCGTCCGAACACGCGGGCGCCGAGGCGAACGAGTCGCCGGTCACGGCGGAGGGTGACGACTGA